From Chryseobacterium tructae, one genomic window encodes:
- a CDS encoding endonuclease/exonuclease/phosphatase family protein, with amino-acid sequence MKSNQILLFIHIAVAVLLLCTLGNAWVPPNLLGNLNLLSLGFPYLISVHIILTLVWIIKKNKIAIAFALGTLLFYNPIRRWVNFSPQTDKVKTIRDIKVLTFNVKYGDYGWDKVKNYIKEQDPDIILVQEKDTNRALRQDLVKYPSVILKTKHKIVRQAEIIEDNSRGNSFYADVDINGKIIRIVNVYLEPFRLQKTMFTKLDAMGIGNVSSLLSHMIPTFQAHEDQIKKIRKAIDFSPYPVILAGDFNSVPNSYEYYSLGKDLQDAFLTAGKGSASSFHDYKVPLRIDYIFSSKSIIPLSYKVDNTVELSDHYPVIAEFLLN; translated from the coding sequence ATGAAGTCGAATCAGATATTACTATTCATACATATCGCTGTTGCTGTTTTACTGTTATGTACCCTAGGAAATGCTTGGGTTCCACCTAATCTTTTGGGGAACCTGAATTTGTTGTCTCTTGGTTTTCCCTATCTGATATCGGTACATATTATTCTTACATTGGTATGGATTATCAAAAAAAATAAGATAGCGATTGCTTTTGCATTAGGAACATTACTTTTTTATAATCCAATAAGAAGATGGGTCAATTTTTCTCCTCAAACAGATAAAGTGAAGACGATACGGGATATTAAAGTTCTTACTTTTAATGTAAAATATGGTGATTACGGATGGGACAAAGTAAAAAATTATATCAAGGAGCAGGATCCGGATATTATTTTAGTTCAGGAAAAAGATACCAACCGTGCTTTAAGACAGGATCTTGTAAAATATCCGTCGGTAATTCTAAAGACAAAACATAAGATTGTAAGACAGGCAGAAATTATAGAAGATAACTCAAGAGGAAATTCTTTCTATGCGGATGTCGATATTAATGGAAAAATCATAAGAATCGTAAATGTTTACCTGGAACCTTTCAGACTTCAGAAGACAATGTTTACAAAGTTGGATGCGATGGGAATAGGAAATGTTTCTAGTCTTCTTTCCCATATGATTCCTACTTTTCAGGCGCATGAGGATCAAATTAAAAAGATCAGAAAAGCCATTGATTTTTCTCCTTACCCGGTAATCTTAGCTGGAGATTTTAATTCTGTTCCTAATTCATATGAATATTATAGTCTAGGAAAAGACCTTCAGGATGCATTTTTAACGGCAGGAAAGGGAAGTGCTTCAAGTTTTCATGATTATAAAGTTCCTCTAAGAATTGATTATATTTTCAGTTCAAAATCAATCATTCCATTAAGCTATAAAGTAGATAATACTGTAGAATTATCGGATCATTATCCAGTAATTGCAGAATTTCTGCTAAATTAG
- a CDS encoding BrxA/BrxB family bacilliredoxin, whose amino-acid sequence MYPTDLVMPMKAELTDKGFQDLTTPTQVEDALKQSGTTLLVINSVCGCAAGAARPGVVYSLTGDKKPDHLTTVFAGFDTEAVVEARKHLAPFPPSSPCVALFKDGELVHMLERHHIEGNPAGAIAANLQAAYDEYC is encoded by the coding sequence ATGTATCCAACAGATTTAGTAATGCCTATGAAGGCTGAACTTACAGATAAAGGTTTCCAGGATTTAACAACTCCTACTCAGGTAGAAGATGCTTTAAAGCAATCCGGAACGACTCTTTTAGTAATCAACTCCGTATGTGGATGTGCAGCTGGTGCTGCAAGACCGGGAGTCGTTTACTCTTTAACAGGAGACAAAAAACCTGATCACTTAACGACTGTATTTGCAGGGTTTGATACTGAGGCCGTAGTAGAAGCAAGAAAACATCTTGCTCCATTCCCGCCAAGTTCTCCTTGTGTAGCACTTTTCAAGGATGGAGAATTGGTTCACATGCTGGAAAGACATCATATTGAAGGAAATCCTGCGGGAGCAATTGCTGCAAACCTTCAGGCTGCTTATGATGAGTACTGCTAA
- a CDS encoding GatB/YqeY domain-containing protein, which produces MSLEHTISEAIKTAMREKDRVALDSLRAVKSQILLLQTEARGAEVSAEQEIAILQRMIKQRKDSFEQFAAQGRQDLAEVEEAQMKVIEKYLPKQLSAEELETEIKNIISETGAESMKDLGKVMGVASKALAGKSDGKSISEMVKKLLS; this is translated from the coding sequence ATGAGTTTAGAACATACAATAAGCGAAGCCATAAAAACAGCGATGAGAGAGAAAGATAGGGTTGCCCTTGATTCTCTTCGTGCTGTAAAATCTCAAATTCTTCTTTTGCAAACTGAAGCCAGAGGTGCTGAAGTTTCTGCAGAACAGGAAATTGCTATTCTTCAGAGAATGATCAAACAGCGTAAAGATTCTTTTGAGCAGTTTGCTGCCCAGGGAAGGCAGGATCTTGCGGAAGTGGAAGAAGCTCAAATGAAAGTAATTGAAAAGTATTTACCTAAACAGCTTTCTGCAGAAGAATTAGAAACAGAAATTAAGAATATAATTTCAGAAACCGGAGCCGAATCTATGAAAGATTTAGGAAAGGTAATGGGAGTTGCTTCAAAAGCATTAGCCGGAAAATCAGACGGAAAAAGCATTTCCGAGATGGTTAAAAAGCTCCTTTCATAA
- the ftsA gene encoding cell division protein FtsA, with amino-acid sequence MENQEYSVGLDIGTTKIVAIVGRRNAHGKIEVLGVGKAKSLGVHKGIVNNISQTINSIKAAVSEAQSSAGVPIRKVTVGIAGKHIRSLQHSDYIMREHPDKFITDDDIEALKDQVKKLVMLPGEEIIHVLPQEYKVDSEGEIQEPVGMHGKRLEANFHVVVGQMGSIRNIARCVREAGLEMEALTLEPLASSEAVLTKEEKEAGVAIVDIGGGTTDIAIFKDNIIRHTCVIPYGGGIITEDIKEGCSIIEKHAEQLKVKFGSAVPELEKDSTFVTIPGLHGRPDKEISLKTLAQIINARVEEILEMVNTELKAYGAFEQKKKLIAGIVLTGGGSNLKHLRQLANYTTGFDSRIGFANEYIANDKNQYLKGPEFATSIGLLMESLKIRDKKQTVDDIEEIIKEQTKPEVAPAQAETVQPIQPTAAPVQEQPVANEKQENRKARLTFGQSLMEKVKKFFEEVE; translated from the coding sequence ATGGAAAATCAAGAGTATTCAGTAGGTCTGGACATCGGGACAACAAAGATAGTCGCGATTGTCGGAAGAAGGAATGCACACGGGAAGATAGAAGTTCTCGGTGTAGGAAAAGCTAAAAGTCTTGGTGTTCATAAAGGTATTGTGAATAATATTTCACAGACAATTAATTCAATCAAGGCTGCAGTATCCGAGGCACAATCCAGTGCCGGGGTTCCTATCCGCAAAGTTACGGTAGGTATTGCAGGAAAACACATCCGTTCTCTGCAGCACTCCGATTATATTATGCGTGAACATCCGGATAAATTCATCACAGATGATGATATTGAAGCATTAAAAGATCAGGTCAAGAAACTGGTTATGCTTCCTGGAGAAGAAATTATCCATGTCCTTCCACAAGAATATAAAGTGGATTCCGAAGGTGAAATTCAAGAGCCGGTCGGAATGCACGGAAAACGTTTAGAAGCTAACTTCCACGTTGTAGTTGGGCAAATGGGAAGCATCCGAAATATTGCAAGATGCGTTCGTGAAGCCGGACTAGAAATGGAAGCCCTTACTTTAGAACCATTAGCCTCTTCAGAAGCTGTTCTTACCAAAGAAGAAAAAGAAGCAGGAGTAGCTATTGTAGATATCGGAGGGGGTACCACAGATATTGCCATCTTCAAAGACAATATCATCCGTCATACCTGCGTAATCCCTTACGGAGGCGGAATTATCACGGAAGATATTAAAGAAGGATGCTCCATTATTGAAAAACATGCTGAACAATTGAAAGTAAAATTCGGTTCGGCTGTTCCCGAATTAGAAAAAGACAGTACTTTTGTAACAATTCCGGGACTTCATGGGCGACCAGACAAGGAAATTTCCTTAAAAACCCTTGCACAAATCATCAATGCAAGAGTAGAAGAAATTTTAGAAATGGTAAACACCGAATTGAAAGCCTACGGAGCCTTTGAACAAAAGAAAAAGCTGATTGCCGGAATTGTTCTGACGGGTGGTGGATCAAACTTAAAACATCTTAGACAGCTGGCCAATTATACCACAGGTTTTGACAGTAGAATTGGTTTTGCAAATGAATATATTGCCAACGATAAAAATCAGTATCTGAAAGGCCCCGAATTTGCTACGTCTATTGGTTTACTGATGGAAAGTTTGAAGATCAGGGATAAAAAACAGACTGTTGATGATATAGAAGAAATCATTAAAGAGCAGACTAAGCCTGAAGTAGCTCCTGCACAAGCAGAAACTGTTCAACCTATTCAACCAACTGCTGCTCCTGTTCAGGAACAACCGGTTGCCAATGAAAAGCAGGAAAACAGAAAAGCAAGATTGACCTTTGGCCAATCGCTTATGGAAAAAGTAAAAAAATTCTTTGAAGAAGTAGAGTAA
- a CDS encoding cell division protein FtsQ/DivIB — translation MKNKYRILKIVITVIILGLLLSFSLKRFGGQQITDNKISVKMNEKTPVYFVDEKDIRDIVRKENPSGKVGDLNIPALEKKINSLSAVDSANVYLNLNGKLNLDIKQRVPVFRLNKDGKDFYVDEKGVEFPISRTYSHPCMLVTGNVQSDEYEKLAELVGKIDHDDFSKKFFIGISKSKESYNLLTSEGNYKVEIGDLDNIDFKVKGFKTFVEKYLVYQDPQKYNMVSVKYQNQIVTTLNPHFKENDSILKAGKLEMAKAPALTAAAKKTEAKPKIAEAKKANPTPVKPKERTKPKTQAKEAKKTEKKTTAPAQSKPKPKPKVKIE, via the coding sequence ATGAAAAATAAGTACAGAATATTAAAAATTGTTATCACGGTAATCATCCTTGGGTTGTTACTGAGTTTCTCGTTGAAGAGATTCGGTGGCCAACAGATTACTGACAATAAGATTTCTGTAAAAATGAATGAAAAAACTCCTGTTTACTTTGTTGATGAAAAAGATATCAGAGACATTGTAAGAAAGGAGAATCCATCAGGAAAAGTAGGAGATCTTAATATTCCGGCATTAGAAAAAAAAATTAACTCACTTTCAGCTGTTGACAGTGCCAATGTATATTTAAATCTAAACGGAAAACTGAATCTGGATATCAAGCAAAGAGTTCCCGTTTTCAGACTCAATAAAGATGGAAAAGACTTTTATGTGGATGAAAAAGGTGTTGAATTTCCTATTTCAAGAACCTATTCCCATCCTTGTATGCTGGTCACAGGAAATGTACAATCGGATGAATACGAAAAACTGGCAGAATTAGTTGGAAAAATTGATCATGATGATTTTAGCAAGAAATTCTTCATTGGAATTTCAAAAAGTAAAGAAAGTTATAATCTACTGACCAGTGAAGGAAACTATAAAGTGGAAATTGGAGATCTTGATAATATTGATTTTAAAGTAAAAGGATTTAAAACTTTTGTGGAAAAATATCTGGTCTATCAGGATCCTCAGAAGTATAACATGGTTTCTGTAAAATATCAGAATCAGATTGTAACCACTCTAAATCCACACTTCAAAGAAAACGATAGTATTCTGAAGGCTGGTAAATTAGAAATGGCAAAAGCTCCAGCACTAACAGCTGCTGCCAAAAAAACAGAAGCAAAGCCAAAAATAGCCGAAGCAAAAAAGGCAAATCCTACCCCGGTAAAACCGAAAGAGAGAACAAAGCCAAAAACACAGGCCAAGGAAGCAAAGAAAACAGAGAAAAAGACAACGGCCCCGGCACAGTCCAAGCCAAAGCCGAAACCAAAGGTGAAAATAGAATAA
- the murC gene encoding UDP-N-acetylmuramate--L-alanine ligase — MKNLETYQNFYFVGIGGIGMSALARYFNASGKKVLGYDKTNTKLTQNLTKEGIDIVFEDHIDERITSLQKEDTLVIYTPAIKTLGILDYFNQNQFEVLKRAKVLGLITENTDCIAVAGTHGKTTTSTLVSHLCKEVNLPFSCFLGGISENFKSNFLYNGSTYSVVEADEYDRSFLNLSPDWAVVTSTDADHLDIYGDKSHIEEGFRQFAALVPEDRQLFVRKGVEIGRGHQTYAVNEKADYYSDNLRMDHDKIYFDFHTPTETIKDFVWEIPGIHNVENATVALAILHNLGADFDTLKKAIANFKGIKRRYTKHFYENGKIYIDDYAHHPTEINAVMSSIKTFYPNKKLLVVFQPHLFSRTRDFADGFAESLSSADELILLDIYPARELQENFEGITSKWLLEKVTLDKKEVSTLSDAFEKIKEKDFDILLTVGAGNIDTLYDPICEWINKL, encoded by the coding sequence ATGAAGAATTTAGAAACCTATCAAAACTTTTACTTCGTTGGAATCGGGGGTATCGGAATGAGTGCATTAGCGCGTTATTTCAATGCGTCCGGGAAAAAAGTATTGGGGTATGATAAAACCAACACCAAGCTTACCCAAAATCTGACGAAAGAAGGAATTGATATTGTTTTTGAAGATCATATTGACGAAAGAATAACTTCCCTTCAAAAAGAAGATACATTGGTCATCTATACTCCAGCTATCAAAACGCTTGGAATTTTAGATTACTTCAATCAAAATCAGTTTGAAGTGTTGAAACGTGCCAAAGTTTTAGGATTAATCACCGAAAATACAGATTGTATCGCAGTAGCAGGAACCCATGGGAAGACGACAACTTCTACCCTGGTTTCTCACTTATGTAAGGAAGTAAACCTTCCTTTTTCATGCTTTTTAGGAGGCATTTCTGAGAACTTTAAGTCAAACTTCCTCTATAATGGTTCTACCTATTCAGTGGTGGAAGCAGATGAATATGACAGAAGCTTTCTGAACCTATCTCCGGATTGGGCCGTGGTAACTTCTACTGATGCAGACCACCTGGATATTTATGGAGATAAAAGCCATATTGAAGAAGGTTTCAGACAATTTGCAGCTTTGGTTCCTGAAGACAGACAGCTGTTCGTAAGAAAAGGAGTGGAAATCGGAAGAGGACATCAAACCTATGCCGTAAATGAAAAGGCAGATTATTACTCGGATAACCTGAGAATGGATCATGATAAGATCTATTTTGACTTCCATACCCCAACAGAGACTATAAAAGATTTCGTTTGGGAGATCCCGGGAATTCATAATGTAGAAAATGCTACAGTAGCATTAGCTATTTTACACAATTTGGGCGCAGATTTTGATACGCTGAAAAAGGCAATTGCCAATTTTAAGGGAATTAAAAGAAGATATACCAAACATTTTTACGAAAATGGTAAAATTTATATAGACGATTATGCTCACCATCCAACAGAAATAAATGCGGTAATGAGCTCTATCAAAACATTTTATCCTAATAAAAAACTGTTAGTAGTCTTCCAGCCACACCTGTTTAGCAGAACAAGGGATTTTGCGGATGGATTTGCAGAAAGCCTGAGCAGTGCAGACGAGTTGATCTTATTGGATATTTATCCGGCAAGAGAGCTTCAGGAGAATTTTGAAGGAATCACTTCAAAATGGCTGTTGGAAAAAGTAACATTAGATAAAAAAGAGGTATCTACTTTATCTGATGCTTTTGAAAAAATAAAAGAAAAAGACTTTGACATCCTTCTCACAGTAGGAGCCGGAAATATAGATACCCTATATGATCCGATCTGCGAATGGATAAATAAATTGTAA
- the murG gene encoding undecaprenyldiphospho-muramoylpentapeptide beta-N-acetylglucosaminyltransferase, with amino-acid sequence MSKKLKVLLSGGGTGGHIFPAIAIADEIKKRFPDAEFLFIGANGKMEMEKVPQAGYKIEGIDIAGFNRGNLLSNLGLPFKILKSLSRSKDIIKDFKPDVAIGTGGFASGPALYEATKLGVPVFIQEQNAYAGVTNKILSKAAKAIFTAYPKVAGFPAEKIKFLGNPIRSTIITGMQETSQAKQKMGLHKDKLTILSVGGSLGSRTLNNAWESHLKEIVDKDYQLIWQTGKLDYKDIIEKTKDTVTRNILIREFIKDMELAYSAADIIVSRAGAIAISELAVAQKPVLLVPFPFAAEDHQTKNAMNLVEKNAARMVKDSEMQEKFWNTLSEICENENVRKEMSDNLKYFAKPDATKEIVDEIFKVINI; translated from the coding sequence ATGAGCAAAAAATTAAAAGTATTACTATCAGGCGGAGGAACAGGAGGACATATCTTCCCTGCCATCGCCATCGCTGATGAAATCAAAAAAAGATTTCCTGATGCAGAATTTTTGTTCATTGGAGCCAACGGAAAAATGGAAATGGAAAAAGTTCCACAAGCAGGCTACAAAATTGAAGGAATTGATATCGCCGGATTCAACAGAGGAAACCTATTATCCAACTTAGGACTTCCTTTTAAGATTCTGAAAAGCTTGTCCAGATCTAAAGACATCATCAAAGACTTCAAGCCGGATGTTGCTATAGGAACAGGAGGATTTGCAAGTGGCCCTGCTTTATATGAAGCTACCAAATTGGGAGTTCCTGTTTTTATTCAAGAACAGAATGCCTATGCCGGAGTAACCAACAAAATTTTAAGTAAAGCAGCTAAAGCGATATTTACAGCGTATCCGAAAGTAGCAGGATTTCCTGCAGAAAAAATAAAATTCCTGGGAAATCCAATTCGTTCCACGATTATTACGGGAATGCAGGAAACCTCTCAGGCAAAACAAAAAATGGGATTACATAAAGATAAACTTACCATTCTTTCGGTAGGCGGATCTTTAGGCTCCAGAACATTAAACAATGCTTGGGAATCTCATTTAAAAGAAATTGTAGACAAAGACTATCAGCTCATCTGGCAGACAGGAAAGCTTGATTATAAAGATATTATTGAAAAAACAAAAGATACTGTAACCAGAAATATTCTGATCCGTGAATTTATCAAAGACATGGAACTAGCTTATTCTGCAGCAGATATCATCGTTTCAAGAGCCGGTGCCATTGCCATTTCAGAGTTGGCAGTAGCACAAAAACCGGTCTTATTGGTACCATTCCCTTTTGCAGCGGAAGACCACCAGACCAAAAATGCCATGAATCTGGTTGAAAAAAATGCGGCCAGAATGGTAAAAGACTCTGAAATGCAGGAAAAATTCTGGAATACATTATCAGAAATCTGCGAAAATGAAAATGTTAGAAAGGAAATGTCCGACAATCTGAAATATTTTGCTAAGCCAGATGCTACCAAAGAGATTGTAGATGAGATATTTAAAGTGATAAACATATAA
- a CDS encoding FtsW/RodA/SpoVE family cell cycle protein translates to MNTIIMDEQNTESRFEFLKGDKVLWMVILVISIFSIFPVYSASSNLEYIVNNGTTTGHVIKHMFFVVLGLAIMRLVGTIKYEYIGKLSSILLGLMIVLLIVTMFTGQTIDGASASRWLKIPGTPISFQPSSFAFLMLIIYLCRYLTKKITRERLPIENIMYIFGPILLVVLVAKDNGSTALMILMVSVIVLIVGQLHWKYIAGFISASFVAIVFFLLIALNTNMIGGNRVHTWMSRIETFTSSKAKSADTDDESVKAKNYQVMQAKAAIVHGGITGMGPGKSALKQMLPQSASDFIFAVIVEEYGVIGAAFLISLYLIMMIRIVMIASKMPAFFGSLMVLSLGVMIFIQLSVNIAVAVNLIPVTGQPLPLISYGGTSMLVTYLQLGIILNISSRIQIYDEEGMGKKQSVAEINDIA, encoded by the coding sequence ATGAATACAATAATTATGGACGAGCAGAATACAGAAAGCAGATTTGAATTTCTAAAGGGTGATAAAGTACTTTGGATGGTCATTCTTGTGATCTCCATTTTCTCTATTTTCCCTGTTTACTCTGCAAGTTCAAACCTGGAATACATTGTGAATAACGGAACCACTACAGGTCACGTTATCAAACATATGTTCTTTGTAGTTCTGGGATTAGCCATTATGCGGCTTGTAGGAACAATAAAATATGAATACATCGGAAAGCTCAGCAGTATTTTGCTGGGGCTGATGATTGTGTTGTTGATTGTTACTATGTTTACCGGACAAACCATTGATGGAGCCAGTGCTTCCAGATGGCTTAAAATTCCGGGAACACCCATCTCATTCCAGCCCTCATCATTCGCCTTCTTGATGTTGATTATCTATTTATGCAGATATCTCACCAAGAAGATTACAAGAGAAAGGCTTCCTATAGAGAATATCATGTACATTTTCGGACCCATTCTTCTTGTTGTGTTAGTAGCCAAAGATAATGGTTCCACAGCATTAATGATTCTGATGGTTTCAGTCATTGTCTTGATTGTTGGTCAGCTTCACTGGAAATACATTGCAGGATTTATTTCGGCATCATTTGTAGCCATTGTCTTCTTTCTATTGATTGCATTGAATACCAATATGATCGGCGGAAACCGTGTTCACACATGGATGAGCCGTATTGAAACATTTACATCAAGCAAGGCAAAATCAGCTGATACCGATGACGAAAGTGTAAAAGCCAAAAATTATCAGGTAATGCAGGCCAAAGCAGCTATTGTACACGGTGGAATTACCGGAATGGGGCCAGGAAAAAGTGCCTTAAAACAAATGCTTCCACAATCTGCCTCTGACTTTATCTTCGCAGTTATTGTAGAAGAATATGGAGTAATTGGAGCAGCCTTCCTGATCAGTCTCTATCTCATTATGATGATAAGGATCGTGATGATCGCCAGTAAAATGCCGGCCTTCTTCGGATCATTGATGGTGCTCAGTCTCGGAGTAATGATTTTTATACAGTTATCAGTAAATATTGCTGTTGCTGTCAATCTGATCCCGGTAACCGGGCAGCCATTGCCATTAATCAGTTACGGAGGAACATCAATGTTGGTAACCTATTTACAGTTAGGAATTATTTTAAATATAAGCTCAAGAATTCAGATTTATGATGAAGAAGGAATGGGCAAAAAGCAAAGCGTAGCGGAAATAAACGATATTGCATAA
- the murD gene encoding UDP-N-acetylmuramoyl-L-alanine--D-glutamate ligase — protein sequence MKIVVLGGGESGCGAAYLAKKKGLEVFLSDKGAIKDTYKQFLTENGIEFEEGNHDEERILNADWIVKSPGIPKKAEIIHKIHEKGIRLSSEIEFASEFTDAKIIAITGSNGKTTTTSLIYYILKNDGLNVGLGGNIGYSFAKQVADENHEYYVLEVSSFQLDDIQNFRPYISLLLNLSQDHLDQYNYNYEEYALAKFRITENQENDNFFIYNKDDEMSKNLLEKLEIKAKMIPFSTKEQLPEGGFVNDDQIVVKMKDEFSMKVEELSLLGNHNVANSLAASIAGKILKINNESIRHSLMTFQAVEHRLEFVTETEGVKYINDSKATNVNATYYALESMKTPTVWIVGGLDKGNDYTEIEDLVKRKVKAIVCLGVDNKKIIDFFKDKKEFIYDTSSMEEAVKISKSLAKKGDTVLLSPCCASFDLFKSYEDRGRQFKEQVLKTV from the coding sequence ATGAAAATAGTTGTTTTAGGAGGAGGAGAAAGCGGATGTGGAGCTGCTTATTTGGCTAAAAAGAAAGGTCTGGAAGTATTTCTTTCAGATAAAGGAGCCATTAAAGATACCTATAAGCAGTTTCTTACCGAAAATGGAATTGAATTTGAAGAAGGAAACCACGATGAAGAAAGGATTTTAAATGCCGATTGGATCGTAAAAAGTCCGGGAATCCCAAAAAAGGCAGAGATCATCCACAAAATTCATGAAAAAGGAATCAGACTTTCCTCAGAAATTGAATTCGCTTCTGAATTTACAGATGCTAAGATCATTGCCATTACAGGGAGCAACGGAAAAACAACCACCACTTCCCTGATCTACTATATCCTGAAAAATGACGGATTAAATGTAGGTTTAGGGGGAAACATTGGATACAGCTTTGCAAAACAGGTGGCTGATGAAAACCATGAATATTATGTATTGGAAGTAAGCTCTTTCCAACTAGATGATATTCAGAACTTCAGACCTTATATTTCTTTATTGTTGAACCTGTCTCAGGATCACCTGGATCAATACAACTACAACTATGAAGAATATGCTTTGGCAAAATTCAGAATCACTGAAAATCAGGAAAATGATAACTTCTTCATCTACAACAAAGATGATGAAATGAGCAAAAACCTGCTTGAAAAATTAGAAATAAAAGCGAAGATGATTCCTTTCTCCACAAAGGAACAGCTTCCTGAAGGAGGTTTTGTAAATGATGATCAGATTGTCGTAAAAATGAAGGATGAATTCTCAATGAAAGTTGAAGAATTATCCTTACTTGGGAATCATAATGTTGCCAATAGCTTAGCCGCATCTATTGCCGGTAAGATATTGAAAATAAACAACGAAAGCATCAGGCATTCATTAATGACATTCCAAGCTGTAGAACACAGATTGGAATTCGTTACAGAAACAGAGGGTGTAAAATACATCAATGATAGTAAAGCAACCAATGTGAATGCTACTTACTACGCTTTAGAAAGCATGAAAACTCCAACCGTATGGATCGTTGGAGGATTAGATAAAGGAAATGACTATACTGAAATTGAAGATTTAGTCAAAAGAAAAGTAAAGGCAATTGTTTGTCTTGGAGTTGATAATAAGAAGATTATAGATTTCTTCAAAGATAAAAAGGAGTTTATTTATGATACTTCAAGCATGGAAGAAGCCGTGAAAATATCAAAATCACTGGCCAAAAAAGGAGACACTGTTCTACTTTCTCCATGTTGTGCAAGCTTTGATTTATTCAAAAGCTATGAAGACAGAGGACGTCAGTTTAAAGAGCAGGTATTAAAAACAGTGTAA
- the mraY gene encoding phospho-N-acetylmuramoyl-pentapeptide-transferase, with amino-acid sequence MLYYLYEYLTDHGIHVPGLGLLKYISFRAGMAVLFSLIIALVYGKRVINYLRTKQMGELVRDLGLDGQKQKEGTPTMGGLIIILATIIPVLLFTRITNVYIVLLLVSMFWMGAIGFLDDYLKKIKKNKDGLSGKFKIVGQVGLGLIVGVTMYFHPDITVKRKYADAKVVNRNNVEQNFMPTEKITVSTVPFAKNNEFDYSGILFWMNEKDAHEWAWIVFIPIVIFIVTAVSNGANITDGIDGLAAGTSAIILLTLALFAYLSGNIIFADYLNIMFLPNMGETTIFAVAMVGAVIGFFWYNTYPAQVFMGDTGSLMLGGVIAVLAIILRKELLIPVLCGIFLIENLSVMLQVIVFKYRKKKYGLEYAQNNRLFKMSPLHHHYQKDGFHESKIVNRMIIIGVILAIVCLITLKMR; translated from the coding sequence ATGCTATACTATCTATACGAATATCTAACCGACCATGGAATTCACGTTCCGGGATTAGGATTGTTGAAATACATTTCCTTCCGTGCCGGAATGGCGGTATTGTTCTCTTTAATTATTGCTCTTGTTTATGGAAAAAGAGTCATTAACTACCTGAGAACAAAACAAATGGGCGAATTAGTCCGTGATCTTGGATTAGACGGCCAAAAACAGAAAGAAGGAACTCCTACTATGGGAGGGCTTATTATTATTTTGGCGACTATTATTCCTGTATTGTTGTTTACAAGAATTACCAACGTATATATTGTATTACTATTGGTTTCAATGTTCTGGATGGGAGCCATTGGATTCCTGGATGATTATTTAAAGAAAATAAAGAAAAATAAAGACGGACTAAGCGGTAAATTCAAAATTGTAGGACAAGTTGGTTTAGGCCTAATTGTAGGAGTTACGATGTATTTCCACCCGGATATTACCGTGAAAAGAAAGTATGCAGATGCAAAAGTAGTGAACAGAAACAATGTAGAGCAGAACTTTATGCCTACAGAAAAAATCACTGTTTCTACAGTTCCATTCGCAAAGAACAATGAGTTCGACTATAGCGGAATCCTGTTTTGGATGAATGAAAAAGATGCCCACGAATGGGCATGGATTGTCTTTATACCCATCGTAATCTTCATTGTAACAGCGGTTTCCAATGGAGCTAATATTACCGACGGAATAGATGGTCTCGCCGCAGGAACCAGTGCCATAATACTGCTTACCCTTGCCCTTTTCGCCTACCTTTCAGGGAACATCATCTTTGCAGATTATCTCAATATCATGTTCCTACCGAATATGGGAGAGACCACCATTTTTGCTGTCGCTATGGTAGGAGCTGTAATAGGATTCTTCTGGTACAACACCTATCCTGCCCAGGTTTTCATGGGAGATACGGGAAGTTTAATGTTGGGAGGAGTTATTGCCGTATTAGCGATTATTCTAAGAAAAGAATTATTGATTCCTGTTTTATGCGGAATATTTTTGATCGAAAACCTATCTGTAATGCTTCAGGTAATCGTTTTCAAATACAGAAAGAAAAAATATGGGTTGGAATACGCCCAAAACAATAGATTATTCAAAATGTCACCATTACACCATCATTATCAGAAAGATGGATTTCACGAAAGTAAAATCGTAAACAGAATGATTATCATTGGAGTAATACTGGCAATTGTTTGTCTGATCACCTTAAAAATGAGATAA